The proteins below come from a single Chryseobacterium bernardetii genomic window:
- a CDS encoding FKBP-type peptidyl-prolyl cis-trans isomerase, with amino-acid sequence MGVADLLFKRKKELAEKNLKDGKEYMEEYGKRESVVQLPSGLQYEIIKEGDGATPGPKSTVKCHYHGTTISGKVFDSSVKRGTPASFPLNRVISGWTEALQLMPVGSKWRLIIPPHLAYGDQEISKEIGPNSTLVFEVELLDIK; translated from the coding sequence ATGGGAGTAGCAGATTTGTTATTTAAACGTAAAAAAGAATTAGCCGAAAAGAACCTTAAGGACGGTAAAGAATATATGGAAGAGTATGGTAAGAGAGAAAGCGTTGTTCAGTTACCAAGCGGCTTACAGTATGAAATTATTAAGGAAGGAGATGGTGCAACACCAGGGCCTAAATCTACCGTGAAATGCCATTATCACGGAACTACTATTTCCGGTAAGGTTTTCGACAGTTCTGTAAAAAGAGGAACTCCTGCGTCTTTTCCTTTGAACAGAGTGATCTCCGGATGGACAGAAGCCCTTCAGCTAATGCCTGTTGGAAGTAAATGGAGACTGATCATTCCACCGCATTTGGCTTATGGAGATCAGGAGATCAGTAAAGAAATCGGACCAAACAGTACTCTTGTTTTCGAAGTGGAATTACTGGATATCAAATAA
- a CDS encoding NAD(P)H-dependent glycerol-3-phosphate dehydrogenase, translating into MAKKKIISESSNPKKTKKDVSVGVVGSGSFATAIVKMLVENCKVVHWCVRSEFVKGAIELRGHNPTYLTAAHFNLKSLKLTTDINELVSACDVIVLATPSIYLSDTLDKMTCDYSDKIFVSAIKGIIPKVNDVVAHYLRDEFKIGFRNQAVIAGPCHAEEVAMERLSYLTIATVEDETAEKLEGIFSSDFIKVQTSKDILGNEYSAILKNIFAIGAGIASGLGYGDNFTAVFVSNAIREMEVFLEAIYEAPRDVNESAYLGDLLVTAYSLFSRNRNLGNLIGKGYTVKSAIQSMNMVAEGYYAAQSIYKTSKQKNLKLPIIDTVYAILYEGKNAEKQFKKLTAKLN; encoded by the coding sequence ATGGCTAAAAAGAAAATTATTTCAGAATCTTCGAATCCCAAAAAGACTAAAAAGGATGTTTCTGTAGGAGTAGTAGGAAGTGGAAGTTTTGCCACTGCTATTGTAAAAATGCTTGTTGAAAACTGTAAAGTTGTACACTGGTGCGTAAGAAGTGAATTTGTAAAAGGAGCCATTGAGCTTCGCGGGCATAATCCTACTTACCTTACTGCCGCTCATTTTAACCTGAAGAGTTTAAAATTAACCACAGATATTAATGAATTGGTTTCAGCCTGCGATGTTATTGTTTTGGCAACACCTTCCATTTATTTGTCGGATACTTTGGATAAGATGACGTGTGATTATTCAGATAAAATCTTTGTTTCTGCAATTAAAGGAATTATTCCAAAAGTAAATGATGTAGTAGCGCATTATCTGCGTGATGAATTTAAAATCGGTTTTAGGAACCAGGCTGTTATTGCAGGGCCTTGTCATGCTGAAGAAGTAGCGATGGAAAGGCTTTCTTATCTTACTATTGCAACTGTAGAAGATGAAACAGCAGAAAAGCTGGAAGGAATTTTCAGTTCAGATTTCATTAAAGTACAGACCAGCAAAGATATTCTGGGAAATGAATACAGTGCTATTCTTAAAAATATTTTTGCCATAGGAGCCGGAATTGCCAGTGGATTAGGGTATGGAGATAACTTTACCGCTGTTTTTGTTTCCAATGCGATCCGTGAAATGGAAGTTTTTCTGGAAGCAATTTATGAAGCTCCAAGAGATGTAAACGAAAGTGCTTATCTGGGAGACCTTTTGGTAACAGCCTACTCTCTGTTCTCAAGAAACAGGAATCTTGGAAATCTTATCGGAAAAGGATACACTGTGAAATCAGCAATCCAATCAATGAACATGGTAGCAGAAGGATATTATGCTGCACAGTCTATCTATAAAACATCAAAACAGAAAAATCTTAAATTACCGATTATTGATACAGTGTATGCTATTCTTTATGAAGGTAAAAATGCTGAAAAGCAGTTTAAAAAATTAACTGCAAAACTGAACTAA
- a CDS encoding nuclear transport factor 2 family protein: MEKKHPLPPFTLETALEKIQMAEDAWNSQDPEKVSKAYTINSEWRNRDTFVNGREEIVLFLQKKWEKEFNYKLKKEYWAHTDNRIAVRFEYEYQTKDGNWFRAYGNENWEFDENGLMAKRYASINDLAINEEERKFK; this comes from the coding sequence ATGGAAAAGAAACATCCGCTTCCGCCTTTCACACTTGAAACGGCACTGGAAAAAATTCAAATGGCAGAAGATGCCTGGAACAGTCAGGATCCTGAAAAAGTTTCCAAGGCTTATACCATCAACAGTGAGTGGAGAAACAGAGATACCTTCGTGAATGGGAGGGAAGAGATTGTCTTATTCCTTCAAAAGAAATGGGAAAAAGAATTCAATTATAAGCTTAAAAAAGAATATTGGGCGCACACAGATAACCGTATTGCTGTTCGCTTTGAATATGAATATCAGACCAAAGACGGCAATTGGTTCAGAGCTTATGGAAACGAAAACTGGGAGTTTGATGAAAACGGGTTAATGGCTAAAAGATATGCAAGTATCAATGATCTTGCTATAAATGAAGAGGAACGGAAGTTTAAATAA
- a CDS encoding AadS family aminoglycoside 6-adenylyltransferase codes for MKGRDEKLEQIIHWAENNTDIRTVLLTSSLVNPYAPVDTFSDLDVELVFLSRKAYEDHNEWIRLFGEPISMVEEDDTAFDGKHAMKMVLYKDHIKVDFKLYQVSDFCEEIKEETLPEDWDIGYRVLIDKDGLTKNLKAPTYQSIMIHQPTEKRFRQLLNDFWWDTTYVAKCLKRGDIFYAKFMSENILRTDYLVPLIEWYIASSHDWNNITTNKHGRLFKKYLTEELWGRAEATFSGVDIEENWTALFAFTDLVHELGTAVSEKLNFEYPFQHETDIRNYLAEVKALP; via the coding sequence ATGAAGGGTAGGGATGAAAAGCTGGAACAGATTATTCATTGGGCAGAAAACAATACGGATATCCGTACTGTTCTTTTAACCAGCTCGTTAGTTAATCCTTATGCTCCTGTGGATACCTTCAGTGATCTTGATGTAGAACTGGTTTTTCTGAGCAGGAAAGCTTACGAAGATCATAACGAATGGATCAGGCTTTTCGGGGAACCGATTTCCATGGTAGAAGAAGATGATACTGCTTTTGATGGAAAACATGCCATGAAAATGGTTTTGTACAAAGATCACATAAAGGTTGATTTTAAACTTTACCAGGTTTCGGATTTTTGTGAAGAAATAAAAGAGGAAACCCTTCCGGAAGACTGGGATATTGGGTACAGGGTGTTAATTGATAAAGATGGCCTTACAAAAAATTTAAAAGCCCCAACTTATCAATCCATTATGATTCATCAGCCAACAGAAAAGAGGTTCAGACAATTACTAAATGATTTCTGGTGGGATACAACATACGTAGCAAAATGTCTTAAACGGGGCGATATTTTTTATGCTAAATTCATGTCTGAAAATATATTGAGAACCGATTATCTTGTTCCTTTAATCGAATGGTATATTGCCAGTTCTCACGACTGGAATAATATAACGACCAACAAACATGGAAGGCTTTTCAAAAAATATCTTACTGAAGAACTATGGGGCAGAGCGGAAGCTACTTTCTCGGGAGTTGATATTGAGGAAAACTGGACAGCATTATTTGCCTTTACTGATCTTGTTCACGAACTGGGGACTGCTGTATCAGAAAAGCTTAATTTTGAATATCCTTTTCAGCACGAAACAGATATCCGGAACTATCTGGCAGAAGTAAAAGCATTGCCTTAA
- a CDS encoding MBL fold metallo-hydrolase codes for MLKRKLLSLIAVLSFISLFAGSLKVKVYNPGTKAIFPITSTIIYGDKDAMLIDAQFQKQYAEQLVKEIKATGKHLKTVFISHSDPDFYFGLDVIKKAFPNVKIISTAQTAYLISASKDDKLAVWKPQLKTDAPSEILVPEAVTSVPDLEGNKIEIRHNPEDPAHSFLWIPSIKTIAGGISVSVDSHLWMADTQNVKAIDQWIGQIDAMKSLKPEQVVPSHFAKQSLSPLSLDFVKGYLENYRKAVTENKTSSAIVGYMVKQYPDLPGKDELEMGVKVFLGEMEWDLKSPYPAIGQKVEVDFGTVKFLLDFKDNKTMTFTGTTGSSKDSTDTVEYTAVEVAKNVFMVYWHEPHLGFNVTHIQDYNKNIVYSNIAGPDGTFTHPKGTLKILK; via the coding sequence ATGTTAAAAAGAAAGTTATTATCATTAATAGCTGTTTTAAGTTTCATCAGCCTATTTGCAGGAAGCCTGAAAGTTAAAGTCTATAATCCCGGAACCAAGGCTATTTTTCCAATTACTTCTACCATTATTTATGGTGATAAAGATGCTATGCTTATTGATGCTCAGTTTCAAAAGCAATATGCAGAACAGTTGGTAAAAGAAATCAAAGCCACCGGAAAACATCTGAAGACAGTTTTTATTTCTCACAGCGATCCGGATTTCTATTTTGGACTAGATGTAATTAAAAAAGCCTTTCCGAACGTAAAAATCATTTCTACAGCACAAACTGCCTACCTTATTTCCGCTTCAAAGGATGATAAACTGGCAGTCTGGAAACCACAGCTGAAAACAGATGCTCCATCAGAAATCCTTGTTCCGGAAGCGGTAACTTCTGTTCCTGATCTTGAAGGAAATAAAATTGAGATCAGACATAATCCTGAAGATCCTGCTCACAGCTTTCTCTGGATTCCGTCTATCAAAACCATTGCAGGAGGAATTTCAGTTTCTGTGGATTCACATCTTTGGATGGCAGATACTCAGAATGTAAAGGCTATTGATCAGTGGATTGGGCAAATTGATGCTATGAAGTCATTAAAGCCTGAGCAGGTAGTGCCCTCTCATTTTGCTAAACAATCTTTGTCTCCGTTATCTCTGGATTTTGTAAAAGGATACCTTGAAAACTACAGAAAAGCCGTAACTGAAAATAAAACTTCATCTGCGATTGTAGGTTATATGGTAAAACAGTATCCTGATCTTCCGGGAAAAGATGAATTGGAAATGGGAGTAAAAGTTTTCCTTGGTGAAATGGAATGGGATTTAAAATCACCATATCCAGCTATCGGACAGAAGGTAGAAGTTGATTTTGGAACAGTAAAATTCCTTTTGGATTTTAAAGACAATAAAACAATGACCTTCACCGGAACAACAGGAAGCTCAAAAGACAGTACTGATACAGTAGAATATACAGCTGTGGAGGTGGCAAAGAATGTTTTTATGGTTTACTGGCATGAACCTCATTTAGGTTTCAATGTAACGCATATTCAGGATTACAATAAAAATATAGTATATTCCAACATTGCAGGGCCAGACGGAACCTTCACCCACCCGAAAGGAACGCTTAAGATCTTAAAATAA
- the mqo gene encoding malate dehydrogenase (quinone), which yields MPQSLTSRTPKPKYDVVLIGGGIMSATLATLLHEFDPKLEIAIFERLGRFAKESTAAWNNAGTGHSAFCELNYTPEQPDGSIDIKKAESIAEQFEISKQFWAYLLAKGYIQEPKDFINSCPHMSLVFGEKDAEYLKKRYDKMSESVLFSGMEFSTDHDKLREWIPLVMSKRNKSEVMAATKMDMGTDVNFGTLTRKMGRHLLEDSKVEVFLYHEVKDISPREDGKWEMKVKDRIHSHKQEVNADFVFIGAGGYALPLLDSSDIKESEGYGGFPVSGQWLVTHNQELVEKHQAKVYTQATVDAPPMSVPHLDLRIIDGQKALLFGPFAGFSTKFLKEGSYLDLPESVNTKNLRSLFGAWWHNLPLTKYLIQQVAMTKSQRMQHLREFIKDAKEEDWELKVAGQRVQIIKKDDKLGGKLEFGTEVVVNKNGTIASLLGASPGASTAVQAMLTVLEKCFPEKLNGEWKEKLLEMVPSYGQKLAGNPELTEKVRAYTKEKLELEY from the coding sequence ATGCCACAATCGCTTACAAGCAGAACACCGAAACCTAAATATGACGTTGTACTGATAGGGGGCGGAATCATGAGCGCTACTTTAGCAACGCTGCTTCATGAATTTGATCCGAAACTTGAAATTGCCATCTTCGAAAGACTAGGAAGATTTGCCAAGGAAAGTACAGCAGCTTGGAACAACGCCGGAACAGGACACTCCGCATTTTGTGAGCTAAATTATACACCTGAACAGCCTGATGGTAGTATTGATATCAAGAAAGCAGAAAGTATTGCAGAACAGTTTGAAATTTCAAAACAGTTCTGGGCTTATTTATTAGCGAAAGGATATATTCAGGAGCCAAAGGATTTCATCAATTCCTGCCCGCATATGAGCCTTGTATTTGGTGAAAAAGATGCTGAATATCTTAAGAAACGTTATGATAAAATGTCAGAATCAGTACTTTTCTCAGGAATGGAATTTTCTACAGATCATGATAAACTGAGAGAATGGATTCCACTGGTAATGAGTAAAAGAAACAAGTCTGAAGTAATGGCGGCTACCAAAATGGATATGGGAACAGATGTGAACTTCGGAACATTGACAAGAAAGATGGGCAGACACCTTCTGGAAGATTCAAAAGTTGAAGTATTCCTGTATCATGAAGTGAAAGATATCAGCCCCAGAGAAGATGGTAAGTGGGAAATGAAAGTGAAAGACAGAATCCATAGTCATAAACAGGAAGTAAATGCAGATTTTGTATTCATTGGCGCCGGAGGATATGCGCTTCCGTTACTGGACAGCTCAGATATCAAAGAAAGTGAAGGATATGGAGGCTTCCCGGTTTCAGGACAATGGCTGGTAACCCATAATCAGGAATTGGTAGAGAAACACCAGGCTAAAGTATATACACAGGCAACGGTAGATGCTCCTCCAATGTCTGTTCCACACCTTGATCTTAGAATTATTGATGGACAAAAGGCTCTTCTTTTCGGTCCTTTCGCAGGGTTTTCAACAAAATTCCTGAAAGAGGGAAGCTATCTTGATCTACCGGAAAGTGTGAATACTAAAAACTTAAGATCTTTATTTGGTGCGTGGTGGCATAATCTTCCGCTTACTAAATATCTTATTCAGCAGGTAGCGATGACCAAGTCTCAAAGAATGCAGCATTTGAGGGAATTTATCAAAGATGCTAAAGAAGAAGACTGGGAATTGAAAGTAGCCGGGCAAAGAGTTCAGATTATTAAAAAGGATGATAAATTAGGAGGTAAACTGGAGTTCGGAACTGAAGTAGTGGTAAATAAGAACGGTACCATTGCTTCCTTATTGGGAGCTTCACCAGGTGCATCTACAGCTGTACAGGCAATGCTTACTGTTCTTGAAAAATGTTTTCCTGAGAAACTTAACGGAGAATGGAAAGAAAAACTGCTGGAAATGGTTCCGTCATACGGGCAAAAGCTGGCAGGAAATCCTGAACTTACTGAAAAGGTAAGAGCATATACCAAGGAAAAGCTGGAATTAGAATACTAA
- a CDS encoding M23 family metallopeptidase, which produces MKKFLNSKKNVNILLGGLLLVVFAQGVFIAKLFSERDDKLYEVNLVKINTEKDSVDYLKMKTDLTLVDQTVSQLNSFLKSKDISNEKLMMLDQDSISNSIYLSKQANRYSQYLMDLQKKLMQVPLGMPTDGYISSNFGIRKNPIPFKTVFASVKSSSATEAKPVVAAAPKPEVKAEPVEKVIELTDSYGNKREVKVMVTPKATPVASAPAAPTSAAKAVAGTTTSKAAPMEKNNPPAEADQMQFHKGLDIAVAFGSDVRAAAAGTVIFSGQKGGYGNCVIVSHGNGLATLYGHLSQLVSKVNDKVKVGQVIAKSGNSGRSTGPHLHYEVHKNNTPVNPRLFMNL; this is translated from the coding sequence ATGAAAAAATTTCTAAACAGCAAGAAGAACGTAAACATTCTCCTCGGAGGACTTTTATTAGTAGTTTTTGCACAAGGTGTTTTTATTGCAAAGCTCTTTTCTGAAAGAGATGATAAATTGTATGAAGTGAACCTTGTAAAAATAAACACTGAAAAAGACAGTGTAGATTATCTGAAAATGAAAACTGATCTTACCCTTGTAGATCAGACAGTGTCCCAACTGAACTCTTTCCTGAAATCTAAAGATATTTCAAATGAAAAGCTGATGATGCTTGATCAGGACAGTATCTCCAATTCTATTTATCTTTCCAAACAAGCCAACCGATACAGCCAGTATTTGATGGACTTACAGAAAAAACTGATGCAGGTTCCATTAGGAATGCCTACAGACGGATATATTTCATCTAATTTTGGGATCAGAAAAAATCCTATCCCATTTAAAACTGTTTTTGCTTCGGTAAAATCAAGTTCCGCTACAGAAGCTAAACCAGTTGTTGCTGCTGCCCCGAAGCCCGAGGTAAAAGCCGAACCTGTAGAGAAAGTCATTGAACTGACAGACAGCTATGGAAATAAAAGAGAAGTTAAAGTGATGGTAACCCCCAAGGCTACTCCTGTAGCTTCTGCACCGGCTGCTCCAACGTCTGCAGCAAAGGCTGTTGCAGGAACTACTACTTCTAAGGCTGCTCCTATGGAAAAAAACAATCCACCCGCTGAAGCAGATCAGATGCAGTTCCATAAAGGACTGGATATTGCCGTTGCATTCGGTTCAGATGTAAGAGCTGCTGCTGCAGGGACTGTTATTTTCTCCGGACAGAAAGGTGGTTACGGAAATTGCGTAATTGTTTCTCATGGAAACGGACTGGCAACCCTCTATGGGCACTTATCACAACTTGTTTCTAAGGTGAATGATAAAGTAAAAGTAGGCCAGGTGATTGCTAAATCCGGGAACTCCGGCAGATCTACAGGGCCTCATCTTCATTATGAAGTGCATAAGAACAATACTCCGGTGAATCCGAGGTTGTTTATGAATTTATAA
- a CDS encoding Rrf2 family transcriptional regulator — MNNTRFATAIHIMTLLAKSPQEWLTSDWIAGSINVNPVIVRKEISVLREAGLIISRQGKEGGSQLAKEAGNITISEIYRSVKNTEVLGKKNQNPNPACSVGKEINSHLNTLFEETDQLVSNFLGDKSLQEFADQFE; from the coding sequence ATGAATAACACAAGATTTGCCACGGCAATACATATCATGACCTTATTAGCGAAAAGTCCTCAGGAGTGGCTCACTTCTGATTGGATTGCGGGTAGTATTAATGTAAATCCTGTCATTGTAAGAAAAGAGATCAGTGTCTTAAGAGAAGCAGGTTTAATTATCAGCCGACAAGGGAAAGAGGGAGGAAGCCAGCTTGCAAAAGAGGCAGGTAATATCACCATTTCTGAAATTTACAGATCCGTAAAAAATACAGAAGTTTTAGGAAAGAAAAACCAGAATCCTAATCCTGCCTGTAGTGTAGGAAAAGAAATTAACAGTCATTTAAATACGTTATTTGAAGAGACAGATCAGTTGGTAAGTAACTTTTTAGGAGATAAATCTTTGCAGGAATTCGCAGATCAGTTCGAATAA
- a CDS encoding NAD(P)-dependent oxidoreductase — protein MKKVAVIGATGFVGAHIVTELADRGYAVEALVRDASKVKTQQNVTAKSVDVNNVEELAEALKGNDAVISAFNAGWTNPNLYNDFLKGSENIEKAVEESGIKRLIVVGGAGSLYTPDNVQIVDTPDFPDAYKPGATAARDYLNKIKENNTLDWTFFSPAIEMNQANVGTRTGKYRTSLETPVFDENGRSQLSVEDVAVVLVDELEQNNHIRERFTAAY, from the coding sequence ATGAAAAAAGTAGCAGTAATTGGTGCAACCGGATTTGTAGGAGCACATATCGTAACAGAATTAGCAGACAGAGGATATGCAGTAGAAGCTTTAGTAAGAGATGCATCAAAGGTAAAAACACAGCAAAATGTAACGGCAAAAAGCGTTGATGTAAACAATGTAGAAGAATTAGCTGAAGCTTTAAAGGGGAATGATGCGGTAATCAGTGCTTTTAATGCAGGATGGACCAATCCAAATCTTTACAATGACTTCTTGAAGGGTTCTGAAAATATTGAAAAAGCAGTAGAAGAATCAGGAATAAAAAGACTGATCGTAGTAGGAGGAGCGGGAAGCCTCTATACGCCAGACAATGTTCAGATCGTTGATACACCGGATTTCCCGGATGCTTACAAACCAGGAGCAACTGCAGCAAGAGATTACCTGAACAAAATCAAAGAAAATAATACACTTGACTGGACTTTCTTCAGCCCTGCCATAGAAATGAATCAGGCAAATGTGGGAACAAGAACAGGTAAATACAGAACCTCACTGGAAACGCCTGTATTTGATGAAAACGGAAGAAGCCAGCTTTCGGTAGAAGATGTAGCTGTAGTTCTGGTGGATGAACTGGAGCAGAATAATCACATCCGTGAACGTTTCACAGCAGCTTACTAA
- a CDS encoding catalase family protein, whose protein sequence is MPNPILYNKKFDELNEEEKKLLEINKKSIADFVEQSSSISDVNYATRNAHAKTYAVAKGVFWIDPNIPEFLKPFFDKERFDLFIRFSNAQLKITNSKRDIPAYGFAVQIRDENNNLLSNYPLVNFPLFPVNSVSTFLKLFTAINLFYIKKWSSLFSLITQMVKVIPFLFTGSFIRNTLKLFSKRNDFILSFDYYSVGAYRLGDYMIKIKLSPKSVNRNMDKKQNVKKALKNYLQKNDFTADVLVQLCYDLKYQPINTLNVEWKNSPYIKIGEVTINKGSLLNERDCTSELLSFNPFESKIFFQPVGKIQKLRDEAYKVSVQTRRKINALLHGKKSEL, encoded by the coding sequence ATGCCAAATCCGATATTATATAACAAGAAGTTTGATGAACTTAATGAAGAGGAGAAAAAACTTCTGGAAATCAATAAAAAATCGATTGCAGATTTTGTTGAGCAATCTTCTTCTATAAGTGACGTTAATTATGCTACCAGAAATGCTCATGCAAAGACTTATGCTGTAGCTAAGGGAGTGTTTTGGATAGATCCCAATATTCCTGAATTTCTTAAACCTTTTTTTGATAAGGAGAGGTTTGATCTTTTTATAAGATTTTCCAATGCCCAGTTAAAAATAACCAATTCTAAAAGGGATATTCCTGCTTATGGTTTTGCGGTACAGATCAGGGATGAAAATAATAACCTGCTTTCCAATTACCCGTTAGTGAACTTTCCGCTATTCCCGGTTAATTCTGTTTCTACGTTTTTAAAACTGTTTACAGCTATCAACTTATTTTACATCAAAAAATGGAGCAGTTTATTTTCACTCATTACGCAAATGGTAAAAGTTATTCCATTTCTTTTTACAGGTTCTTTTATCAGAAACACTTTAAAACTATTCAGTAAAAGAAATGATTTTATCCTTTCTTTTGATTATTATTCTGTAGGAGCTTACCGCCTTGGAGACTATATGATAAAAATAAAACTGAGCCCAAAATCCGTTAATAGAAATATGGATAAGAAACAGAACGTTAAAAAAGCTTTAAAAAATTATCTCCAGAAAAATGATTTTACGGCTGATGTCCTGGTTCAGCTTTGTTACGATCTGAAATACCAGCCCATCAACACATTAAATGTAGAATGGAAAAATTCGCCATATATTAAAATTGGTGAGGTTACAATAAATAAAGGTTCTTTGTTAAATGAGCGGGACTGTACCAGTGAGCTGCTCTCATTTAACCCTTTTGAAAGTAAGATCTTTTTTCAGCCTGTAGGGAAAATACAAAAATTGCGTGATGAAGCTTACAAGGTATCCGTGCAGACAAGAAGGAAAATTAATGCTCTTTTACATGGAAAGAAGAGTGAGCTGTAA
- a CDS encoding GMC family oxidoreductase N-terminal domain-containing protein yields MDRKKFIKTGMLAISGFYFLQSNLFQAAERRTNKIEKTIDAPIIIIGSGYGGAVSALRLCESSKKVVLLEMGLNWEKAGIPFSNLLKPGQSSAWLRKKTIAPFMNIFSLTPFTGTLDRMDFDNINIWLGRGVGGGSLVNGGMAVTPKESYFKEVFPNLDADKFYNHYFPLVREELKVNVIDEQFLKSCPYYKFTRVGEKEAHKAGFKTMRVPNVYDFKYMEKEYLNEVPRSALNTEVIYGNNHGKNSLDKTYLKKAMGTGNLEILDLHRVEHIKLNDDKSYTLNVQHIDTSGNAVADKVFNCKKLILSAGTMGTLQLLLHSNAVNDLPVHETIGKNWGNNGNFMTGRNWVKPLSGGTGSKQSTIPVGGIDNWDDKEHPFFTEIAPLPMGMDVATALYLLINRVDKKGEVTYDKITRKINLNWDESNTIKMRENAKYFIRKMNNANGGTRSHFLFNNGFGADICYHPLGGCVLGEATNEFGKLKEHENLYVLDGSLIPGTIGVNPFVTITAIAEYCIENLIRQNEFA; encoded by the coding sequence ATGGACAGAAAGAAATTTATCAAAACAGGAATGCTTGCTATCTCAGGCTTCTATTTTCTACAATCTAATCTTTTTCAGGCGGCTGAACGAAGAACCAACAAGATAGAAAAAACTATAGATGCTCCAATCATTATCATTGGAAGCGGATACGGAGGTGCAGTTTCCGCTTTACGTCTATGTGAGTCCAGTAAAAAAGTTGTCCTGCTGGAAATGGGTCTTAATTGGGAAAAAGCCGGTATTCCATTTTCCAATCTCTTAAAGCCCGGCCAAAGTTCTGCGTGGCTAAGAAAGAAAACAATAGCTCCTTTTATGAATATTTTTTCGTTAACACCTTTCACTGGAACATTAGATAGGATGGATTTTGATAACATTAATATTTGGCTAGGAAGAGGTGTTGGCGGAGGCTCATTGGTTAATGGCGGAATGGCGGTAACGCCTAAAGAAAGCTATTTCAAAGAAGTATTTCCTAATCTTGATGCTGATAAATTCTATAATCATTACTTTCCTCTGGTTCGGGAAGAACTCAAAGTTAATGTTATTGATGAACAGTTTCTAAAAAGCTGTCCTTATTATAAATTCACAAGAGTAGGTGAAAAAGAAGCCCATAAAGCAGGTTTTAAAACCATGCGTGTTCCCAATGTATATGATTTTAAATACATGGAGAAGGAATATTTAAATGAAGTACCCCGTTCTGCTCTCAATACTGAAGTGATCTATGGCAATAACCACGGAAAAAACAGTCTGGATAAAACCTATCTGAAAAAAGCTATGGGAACCGGAAATCTTGAAATACTTGATCTTCACCGTGTGGAACATATCAAACTTAATGACGATAAAAGCTATACACTCAATGTTCAGCATATTGATACTTCGGGAAATGCTGTTGCAGATAAGGTTTTTAACTGTAAAAAACTAATCCTTTCCGCAGGAACTATGGGAACATTACAACTGTTACTGCATTCTAATGCTGTGAATGACCTTCCTGTTCATGAAACAATTGGTAAAAATTGGGGGAATAATGGCAATTTTATGACCGGAAGAAACTGGGTAAAACCACTGTCTGGCGGAACAGGTTCAAAACAGTCAACAATTCCTGTAGGCGGAATTGATAACTGGGATGATAAAGAGCATCCTTTTTTCACAGAAATCGCTCCTTTACCAATGGGAATGGACGTTGCCACAGCTTTATATCTCCTTATCAACAGAGTGGATAAAAAAGGTGAAGTAACTTATGATAAAATTACCCGAAAGATTAATTTGAACTGGGATGAAAGCAATACAATCAAAATGAGGGAAAATGCCAAATATTTTATCCGGAAAATGAACAATGCAAATGGGGGAACCAGAAGCCACTTCCTGTTCAATAACGGTTTTGGAGCAGATATTTGTTATCATCCACTCGGCGGATGTGTACTGGGAGAAGCCACCAATGAATTTGGAAAGCTAAAGGAGCATGAAAATTTATATGTTTTGGATGGATCTTTAATTCCCGGTACTATTGGAGTAAATCCTTTTGTAACAATTACAGCCATTGCAGAGTATTGTATTGAAAACCTGATCCGTCAGAATGAATTTGCTTAA